ACAGTGTGACTGCCACGCCTTTCCTTTCCTAAGCCTGATACTGTCTGTAGACTTGAAACCAGTGCCTATGCCTTCCCAGCGCTGGAGTGGTGAAGCTTCCCTAATGAGATAATAGGGCTGCTCAACTGTAGTGAGTTTGCATTCATGGGTATGTGGCACTGACAGTGGGGAAAGGTGGCAACGAGAGGTGGGCTGAATGCATCCCCCAGGACTAGCATGTCAGGGAAGAGTTGAGTCTGGTCTTATCTTAGACATGACCAAGAAAACCAAGGCTTCCAGTGAGTCCCTTCACCTCACCTTGGTGGTGTTCTTGGGTGGCTGCACATTCTCTGAGATCTCAGCTCTCCAGTTCCTAACAGGATTGTGACAGAGGTTAAATGGGATAACTAGTGTTGAAAGGTATCAGGCCTGTGAGTAGGGTTCAatgttccttcccttcccctttagTGTATGACTTCCTACATCTGGGGAAGATTCCCCCCAAAGATCAGTTCCGAGGTTCACTTCCTGGATGAGTGAGGGAAATAAGGCTCTAGACTTTCCTATTAATCTCCGCTCCTGCACCCAGATCTGGCCCTGGGCACTGAGGGCTTGGGGGAGGCTGGGCAGACACAGCGTTTTTGGTCTTTCCTCGTGGCCTCCTGAAACTCTGCATTTCTAATGTGCTCCCCCAGGTAATGCTGATGGTGATACTGGTCCACGGACCATACTTTAATAGACAAATGGGTGTAACTACATGAAACCAGAATCCACTTCACTTCTCACACAGTATTGAGCACAAtctaatgataatgatgatgatgaaaataaaaatattaataaaggtgGCTATTATCCGTTTATTGAATGTTTATCATACGTCAGGTGCTCTCTTTAGTGCTTTACCTATATTTTtgcatttgatcctcacaataaccctgacAGGCAGACATTAGCATTACTTTACAAATGAGGGAACTGAGTTTCAGAGAAGTCAAATGACGCAGCTAAGGTCATAAGGCCAGCAAGAGGCAAAGAGTAAGGAATCAACTCAAATACATCTGATTCTATTCATCTCTAAAAgatctgagaaaaaaattaaaataaataaacacatcagACTCTAAGCTCCGGGTGGCCAGGCTCCACTCTCTCAGCCCAGAGCTGCCTGCCATATCAATCTTCAGATATGTACCCGCTTTGTGATAAGGAAGAAAAtgatggcaaaaaataaaaagctgtctctcctatttttcaaaaatttgtcTCAGCTCTTCCTTCAGGACACTACAGGAAAAGGTTAACAAATggctaagaaaataaattttagtcttgtttcttttttttttttttttgagatggagtctcgctctgtgtagcccaggctggagtgcagtggcacaatcttggctcactgcaacctctgcctcctgggttcaggcaattctcctgcctcagcctcccgagtagctgagactacaggcgcccgccaccacgctgggctaatttttgtattttaagtagagacggggtttcactatgttggccaggctggtcttgaactcctcacctcaggtgatccactcgccttggcctcccaaagtgttgggattacaggcatgagccactgtgcccagttagtCTTGTTTCTCCTTGTAAGAAGAGGCATATATTTCTCAtggaataaagaaatatataaaataagtgtctatgtatatatatacatatatatgtatgtatacacaagcacacatatttatacatatttccaCACTTAGAACACTTCTCCAATATACACTGCCTTTAAATAAAACACGTAACAACTCTTCCTATCTGCCCacataaaaaaaactaaatgctcaaaagaaaacaaaacaaacctcccATAAACAGTAGTAGGAATCTCTGGTTTACTGCCCCTCTCAAGAATCATACCTAGGATGTTCTTGGAAGAATACTTCCACCCCATGCTCACACTCAGCTATGTAGTTTGTGTAGGCTTGGTCTCAATACCATTTCCAGGTTGGGGACCTGATCCCCCTATGAGTGGTTTAGGGGTGACTGGGAATGCTGTGACACAGGTTCTGTCTACTGCTAGACAAGAAACCAGCAGCACAACCATCTTGGGTCCACGCAGGGATCAAGTATAACAGGTGAATCTAATAGGGAGGAAGGCGAGGTGGCAAATGGCAAGAGGGAAACTTGATGCTGtctcagcctgggtgaaagctgGTATGAAAATCTGTCCTTGGACTATAAGGCGGTTAATTCTCTCCTTTAACTTATTTCAACTCAAATTTTTTGCTTCTGACAAGAGAAACCATTATGTATTATGTCAACACAGACCAAATAACTGGCAGTAATATACACcttaatcaattttaaaaagctcactGAACTCAATTTTACATGagtaatttttcaaaaagcatattAAATGATTTAGACTACATTTCTCTTTCTGAATGCATTTTTTGTATAAAATACAATcaccataaatttatacaaatactcAAACagtaaaaatcagaagaaaaaataaaaagatcaataaaaacagaactgaaaacaagaaagagacccaataataaacaaaaatgtggTATCTGAATCAATTCAGTGGAGAATGAGAATTATTCAACAAATGAAGCTGAAACATCTATCTGCAAAAACAGTAACATGAGGTTCTACCCCAAAACGTATTCTAACTGTAAAgtcaaatgttaaaaaaagaaagggagaggagaggagagagaaagaaaaccataaaagaacaagagggaaatacagagaaatattTATGTGATCCCAATGCAAGGAAAGGACTTCCTAAGCAAAATACCAAAGACAGAAAAGATTGACTGACAGATGTTGAAAGAATTGccttcataaaaattaagaaaattcataCCTCAAAAAAGGtcatcaacaaaattaaaagctaATGGTAAAGTGAGAAATGTATTTCCAATATACATGAGAGACTATGAGATACTTGGGAAATGTATTTCCAATATACATGAGAGATTATGAGTTACTATTTCTAATATATGCAGAACCCATATGAATCtattagaaaaagataaatatatatatttttaaaatatatatatatatatacacacaaatctGATGGGCAAAAATGGATTGCTTATACCACAGAACTTCTGGGAAAAAAGCTGATTAATAAAAGGGATCTTTgcataaaatcataaaagaagCTATGTGTATGTAAGTATATGGAAGAAATATAATACACACATAAAATCCTAACTTATGATGCGATAGAGATCTAAATGTCATTATGACAAATGCCCCAAATTTACATAAAACCTCAAAAATTAATGGAATCCAAGCTACTAGTAGGTAGTCAATAATACTTCTAATAATAGATGCCCTCTTTACTCATTGTTTGCTAAGATTTGGATTGAGCCGTATGGCAGGATTGACATGAAAATTAATGATTTTATCTATACcttcattaacattttataattttatgagttCAGCTCTGAACAGAAGTAGGGATGATTTTCCACTATGGGAATCAAATTTAAATGGCAAcagtaaaaccaaacaaaatggaacaatttctctttgtttctggCTGACTCAATAGTCATttgtcaaattatttattttaaaaatattatctaaagATATGCAGTATTTCTGCAATGATCTGATACTCAGTACAAAGCATCCATTTTAAAAGAACCTGACTTAGCTTTCAGAACCTGTCTTCTTTGCTTAGTCCCAAGTATGCTTTACATATTAACTGCGTAAGGTCCATCTGTAACAAAGTCATTCACATACATCTGGGTGTGCTagattctaaattttttaaaatctatgtttAGAAAGATTATCTACTATAAATAAACATgcaaacacaaacacataaataaaactttagaaCACAGAATCTAGTTAGGTActaaagtaaaaagtaaattttatgttaactttATACAGTTtactcaaaagaaaaatttgagtCTGATTTTTATTTGTCCCACTGCTGTTTCCAGTTCAAATAGTATTTCTCTAAAGCTAATGACATCTTAGCAATATGATACCCTTCCCGAGAACAATGGATCAAAACATGAGGACCATCCTTGGAAAACTGTCATGACCagtcttcatactgtttttcttaAAGGTTCACCTCCAAGCCAAACTAATACTCCTCTGAGAGTAAAGCCAAATCACAATTTATGATTGTATATATTATGTGCTCTCCTTGGCCATGCCAGCTTTTTATAGCTAACATAAAAAGTGCAATTTCCACGagggaagaaaaaaacctaagagaatgtaatatacataataataaatggattcgtgtttttttttcaaataggctGAATTTCTTTCCCAAAATAATGAGacagtaatatattcatatacgGTTTAGCAAAGCGCCTCAGTGCCTCATTTACTATCCACAAGGCAGATGCAGAAAAGTCTTGCATCTTGCTTTGCAGGTATTAGTGAAAAGATATGCAACACAACTAATACTCTCACCAAACTGAGTACACTGGACCACTTGGCAAAATACATTTCTGAAGTCTAccctatttaaatgaaaaaaaaaaaaaaaaaaaaaaaaaaaggcaggagagttcaaataaataaataaactagaacTAGGTTCATAACTATTTATGTGCAAAGGTACTACTAACCTAGTTAGAGGTACTACTAACCTAGTTAAAGGTACTTCTAACCTAGTTAGAACTAGGTTCATAACTATTTAAGTGCAAAGGTACTACTTATATCCTACATATATCAAGTCAGATTTCCTAGAACAAAGACTTTCACCAGCCTAATAAAGATAACATTTTGTCTCATGATGAGATTAGTCAAGGACCACATTGCTATTCAGTGATCAAAGTATAattcaataatgtattttttaaaagaaagaaaaagacaatccatgagatgggagaaaatatttgcaaattatatacctGATAAGGATCTCATATTCAGCATACATAAAGAACTCCAAAAACTCACCAATAAGAaggcaattttaaaatgggcaaaagatttgagtagacatttctcaaaagaaaatacacaaatggctaacaagcacatgaaaaaaatctcagtaccattagtcattagggtaatgcaaatcaaaaccccaataAGATACTACTTCGCACCCCCAAtaggatatttattatttttttaaacatgaaaaataacaagtgtggGTGACAATGTGGAGCAATAAGAACCTTTATAGATTACTAGTGAGGCTGTACAATGATGGAACTGCttgggaaaacagtttggcagctcctcaaaaagttaaatacaaaGTTACCAcaggacccagcaattccactcccaggtaGTTACCCAAGCAAGATaaatatacacacccacacaaaaacctgttcaCAAATCGTCACAGCAgcagtattcataatagccaaaatatgaacacaaccccaatgtccatcaactgatgaaaggaaaaataaaatacggTATAGtcatgcaataaaatattatttggcaataaaaaggaaagaaatgctaCAACATGTattaaccttgaaaacattatgctaagtgtaaGAGAGtggtcacaaaagaccacataatagatgattccatgtatatgaaacATATAGAACAGGAAAATCCATAGACAGaaggcagatcagtggttgccaggaactAGGAGGGAAAAAGTGACTGTTAATGGGTATGGGATTTCTTTTcgaggtgatgaaaatattctgaaattagataATAGTGATAGTTGTACTACTCTATGAATACACCAAAacccattgaattgtacactttaaaagagtgaattttatgatatgtgaatggtatctcaataaaactattatttaaaaaaagagaaaagtgaataAACTGAAAAGCATAATCTTCAATTAggatataaatattttcagtgaATATCTTCTTAATAACACCATGACtatatcttcaaaaaaatcataaatgaaaggTCTTATTTGGGAATCTTAAAGTTGatactaaaattggaaaaaaaaagtttgtaaagcAACTTAATCCAAGGAAGTTTCAGGATGAAGGCACAGGTGCCTCAGGCTTCTAGGAAGCTTTTCCCAAAATACACAACATTTTTGAGAAGGGCTGAAATATACTAAAACATGCCACAGATTTCTGCACGTTTGTTCATCCTTGTCCACGTTTCTATTCTAGCCTACTAGAATTGAGTCATGAAGCCAAAAGCATGAGATCCAACCCCTTTATATACTAATGGCCCagattaaataaatattgaatgtcaGAATTAAAGAACATTAGAatgttagaattacaggtgcaGGGGCCTCGTACAATTATTTCATTCTCCTCTCAATCCATTCCAGTTAGGCTCACAGATTCCAGAAATGCAAGTTtccatattcttttaaattttaagagaaaagatcAAATACCTCTTTTAGAAATgtctattgctttttaaaaaacttattaacTACCACACCAACTAAAATGAATAGCAATGTCAAGTTGGCTCAgtcaaataaataatagaaaaagcatTAGGTCTATTGTCATGATATGCCTTACCCAACATTATTTTGGCTTCAAACAGCAACTAAACACCTTGCTACTGATAgagaagcatatttttaaaactttcaaaaataactttattatataaaaattcagCTGACAGGTATCAACCTTAAATCTAACGCTGCAATATCAACAGAACAATCTTACAGCTGTCCTCTCAGCCCTAAGGTACGTCAACTAGATATGGCCTTAATTCTTATTAATTTCCTTTATAGTATCACCTGGATATAACAAAGTCATTGTTTCTATCTTTCTATGACTAACAAAGGACTGAATTCTAGCAAACTGAGTGAATGGTTTTAGAAGTGCTGACGGCGCAGAATTCTGGCGTGCGTGGATGAGGGACTTGCTGTCGCCTCATGTGCCATACCTGGTATGCACTGTGCTGTGGCCTCAGTGGTTATGGCTGGAGCGACTGGGGGCTGCTGCTGACTGGAGCTCACTTCTGGCTCTGTGTTAACTGAGGGAGAAAGGGCTACCTCACAGGAGGAGACCTGGCTGGGCAGATGGGACAGGAACTCTTCAGAGGCAACTTGCTCATCCTGTCCAGGCAGCTGCAGGGCAGACAAGGGGATACTGATCTGTTTGTTAGGATGGGATGTGCTCACAGGCATTTGCATGGCCACCTGTTGGTTGGTGCTATGTGTACCAGGAGGTCCTCTGTTTGGTGAAGCCAGAGATACCCTAGCAGTCTTCTGGACAACTGGTCTGGAGATCACAGAGGGGGATGCAGACATACCGTGTGGGTCTAGCTCCATGCTGATGGCAGATGTGACATGGGGAATCAGTTTAGCAGACCCTACACAGGAGGGACCAGCGTGAGTCTGAGGCTTGGGTTTTGCCATCTGTGTCAAGGACAGGGCTGGTCCATCTACTCCTCCTGTCAGTTCTGCATTTGCCACAATGTAATAATCTTCGGGGATTTCTTGTTTGATTTTCTTGATGATGACATCATTGCTGCATTCATCAACCATCTGCGCCTGGGAGCTTGAATGGAGGGAAGATGGGACTACCCCAGGTCTTTTGCGAGcaatgctttgaggcctttggctTTGGGGTTCAAAGTCACTATCCTCATCTGTAACAGAAGACTCACAAACCATGTCAAACAGGGTGTTCTCATCTTCATATTCTTCAACAGTTTCATCCAGTTCAGAGGGCTCACTACAATAGGAGAAGTCACAAGAGTCTCTGGTCCGGTTACAGTCTAGCTTTGCTTTCACTGGTCTCCCAGGGTACCTTTCAACAGGGCTAGTCTGTGTCTCAGAGGGCACCCCGATTATACTGGGACTATCAGAGTTAAAACTTCTGTTATCCTGGAAACAGACCCTCTCTTGGGACCCAGCTCTGCAAGTAGCTGTTAGTGGCCAGTGATAAGCATGACCAGCACTACAGCCCCACATTGCTGTCAGGTTCCCATGGGAACCTTCAGAAAGCAAGTGTTTCAGGTTTGGAATGAGGCTGCAAATAGTCCCATGGCTGTGGGCCCAGCTGACCAATTTGGACAGATTCTCAGATGAGGTATGAAGACAATCCTCCATGTTACAGGATCAGCAGCGTCACTCCTAAAGGGAAATAATCA
The nucleotide sequence above comes from Symphalangus syndactylus isolate Jambi chromosome 3, NHGRI_mSymSyn1-v2.1_pri, whole genome shotgun sequence. Encoded proteins:
- the KIAA1958 gene encoding uncharacterized protein KIAA1958 homolog isoform X1; this encodes MEDCLHTSSENLSKLVSWAHSHGTICSLIPNLKHLLSEGSHGNLTAMWGCSAGHAYHWPLTATCRAGSQERVCFQDNRSFNSDSPSIIGVPSETQTSPVERYPGRPVKAKLDCNRTRDSCDFSYCSEPSELDETVEEYEDENTLFDMVCESSVTDEDSDFEPQSQRPQSIARKRPGVVPSSLHSSSQAQMVDECSNDVIIKKIKQEIPEDYYIVANAELTGGVDGPALSLTQMAKPKPQTHAGPSCVGSAKLIPHVTSAISMELDPHGMSASPSVISRPVVQKTARVSLASPNRGPPGTHSTNQQVAMQMPVSTSHPNKQISIPLSALQLPGQDEQVASEEFLSHLPSQVSSCEVALSPSVNTEPEVSSSQQQPPVAPAITTEATAQCIPDQDERAAELSREQNEKTIRSTQTALRNFPYSTKLNKFPVFNINDDLNDLCTSAVSPNTTKATRYALNVWRYWCMTNGLKDHTDITKIPAVKLNELLENFYVTVKKSDGSDFLATSLHAIRRGLDRILKNAGVGFSITSSTFSSSTKKLKEKLWVLSKAGMSGARSRNIVYFSLSDEEEMWQAGCLGDDSPITLLSTVVKYNSQYLNMRTLQEHADLMYGDIELLKDPQNQPYFARTDSVKRESRSGSTRVCHGKIYHEHSRGHKQCPYCLLYKYMYIHRPPTQMEAKSPFYLTARKEATDMGSVWYEEQRMGLRSLRGIVPNLAKKVKLENCENFTFVSFTQVSRRLGSHSCCQ
- the KIAA1958 gene encoding uncharacterized protein KIAA1958 homolog isoform X3, translating into MEDCLHTSSENLSKLVSWAHSHGTICSLIPNLKHLLSEGSHGNLTAMWGCSAGHAYHWPLTATCRAGSQERVCFQDNRSFNSDSPSIIGVPSETQTSPVERYPGRPVKAKLDCNRTRDSCDFSYCSEPSELDETVEEYEDENTLFDMVCESSVTDEDSDFEPQSQRPQSIARKRPGVVPSSLHSSSQAQMVDECSNDVIIKKIKQEIPEDYYIVANAELTGGVDGPALSLTQMAKPKPQTHAGPSCVGSAKLIPHVTSAISMELDPHGMSASPSVISRPVVQKTARVSLASPNRGPPGTHSTNQQVAMQMPVSTSHPNKQISIPLSALQLPGQDEQVASEEFLSHLPSQVSSCEVALSPSVNTEPEVSSSQQQPPVAPAITTEATAQCIPAYSTKLNKFPVFNINDDLNDLCTSAVSPNTTKATRYALNVWRYWCMTNGLKDHTDITKTLSLCVAQTDLKLLGSSYSPALASQSAGITDMSHHTPPENFKK
- the KIAA1958 gene encoding uncharacterized protein KIAA1958 homolog isoform X4 produces the protein MEDCLHTSSENLSKLVSWAHSHGTICSLIPNLKHLLSEGSHGNLTAMWGCSAGHAYHWPLTATCRAGSQERVCFQDNRSFNSDSPSIIGVPSETQTSPVERYPGRPVKAKLDCNRTRDSCDFSYCSEPSELDETVEEYEDENTLFDMVCESSVTDEDSDFEPQSQRPQSIARKRPGVVPSSLHSSSQAQMVDECSNDVIIKKIKQEIPEDYYIVANAELTGGVDGPALSLTQMAKPKPQTHAGPSCVGSAKLIPHVTSAISMELDPHGMSASPSVISRPVVQKTARVSLASPNRGPPGTHSTNQQVAMQMPVSTSHPNKQISIPLSALQLPGQDEQVASEEFLSHLPSQVSSCEVALSPSVNTEPEVSSSQQQPPVAPAITTEATAQCIPAYSTKLNKFPVFNINDDLNDLCTSAVSPNTTKATRYALNVWRYWCMTNGLKDHTDITKENVKRNKKLLYYRFHKPPHRSHRTTESSS
- the KIAA1958 gene encoding uncharacterized protein KIAA1958 homolog isoform X5; its protein translation is MEDCLHTSSENLSKLVSWAHSHGTICSLIPNLKHLLSEGSHGNLTAMWGCSAGHAYHWPLTATCRAGSQERVCFQDNRSFNSDSPSIIGVPSETQTSPVERYPGRPVKAKLDCNRTRDSCDFSYCSEPSELDETVEEYEDENTLFDMVCESSVTDEDSDFEPQSQRPQSIARKRPGVVPSSLHSSSQAQMVDECSNDVIIKKIKQEIPEDYYIVANAELTGGVDGPALSLTQMAKPKPQTHAGPSCVGSAKLIPHVTSAISMELDPHGMSASPSVISRPVVQKTARVSLASPNRGPPGTHSTNQQVAMQMPVSTSHPNKQISIPLSALQLPGQDEQVASEEFLSHLPSQVSSCEVALSPSVNTEPEVSSSQQQPPVAPAITTEATAQCIPAYSTKLNKFPVFNINDDLNDLCTSAVSPNTTKATRYALNVWRYWCMTNGLKDHTDITKLPYILM
- the KIAA1958 gene encoding uncharacterized protein KIAA1958 homolog isoform X2, which codes for MEDCLHTSSENLSKLVSWAHSHGTICSLIPNLKHLLSEGSHGNLTAMWGCSAGHAYHWPLTATCRAGSQERVCFQDNRSFNSDSPSIIGVPSETQTSPVERYPGRPVKAKLDCNRTRDSCDFSYCSEPSELDETVEEYEDENTLFDMVCESSVTDEDSDFEPQSQRPQSIARKRPGVVPSSLHSSSQAQMVDECSNDVIIKKIKQEIPEDYYIVANAELTGGVDGPALSLTQMAKPKPQTHAGPSCVGSAKLIPHVTSAISMELDPHGMSASPSVISRPVVQKTARVSLASPNRGPPGTHSTNQQVAMQMPVSTSHPNKQISIPLSALQLPGQDEQVASEEFLSHLPSQVSSCEVALSPSVNTEPEVSSSQQQPPVAPAITTEATAQCIPAYSTKLNKFPVFNINDDLNDLCTSAVSPNTTKATRYALNVWRYWCMTNGLKDHTDITKIPAVKLNELLENFYVTVKKSDGSDFLATSLHAIRRGLDRILKNAGVGFSITSSTFSSSTKKLKEKLWVLSKAGMSGARSRNIVYFSLSDEEEMWQAGCLGDDSPITLLSTVVKYNSQYLNMRTLQEHADLMYGDIELLKDPQNQPYFARTDSVKRESRSGSTRVCHGKIYHEHSRGHKQCPYCLLYKYMYIHRPPTQMEAKSPFYLTARKEATDMGSVWYEEQRMGLRSLRGIVPNLAKKVKLENCENFTFVSFTQVSRRLGSHSCCQ